The following are encoded together in the Candidatus Methylomirabilis oxygeniifera genome:
- a CDS encoding exported protein of unknown function (Evidence 5 : No homology to any previously reported sequences): MPVTRREVRRQTQGVRLVERHVFGYRMVIAGAVLTSGLLLFSIVNVWSDQPPPESGHHHHPTVTPPQQTVQQKDPAPQQPRLVTPPRWRFAVPAGNHHAGRQVFIDFECFKCHEVSGEDFPAPKAEQGDVGSALSGMGAMHPAEYFVETIIDPNASAAWRITHHKAEHKGYLGPDGKTKMPSYNDSMTVQQLIDLVAYLKSLTEGGHRH, translated from the coding sequence ATGCCGGTAACGAGGAGAGAGGTCAGGCGTCAGACACAAGGTGTGAGGCTTGTAGAGCGTCACGTGTTCGGATACAGGATGGTGATAGCGGGCGCTGTTCTGACGAGCGGTCTTCTATTATTCTCGATCGTCAACGTGTGGAGCGATCAACCCCCGCCGGAGAGCGGACATCACCATCATCCGACGGTCACACCCCCGCAGCAGACCGTGCAGCAGAAAGATCCGGCCCCACAACAGCCTCGTCTCGTAACCCCCCCACGGTGGCGATTCGCCGTACCGGCCGGAAATCATCACGCCGGACGGCAGGTCTTTATCGACTTTGAATGCTTCAAGTGCCATGAAGTGTCTGGTGAGGACTTTCCCGCACCCAAAGCCGAGCAGGGCGATGTGGGGTCTGCCCTCTCTGGGATGGGGGCGATGCATCCTGCTGAGTATTTCGTCGAGACGATCATCGATCCGAATGCCTCTGCAGCCTGGCGGATCACACACCACAAGGCCGAACACAAAGGGTATCTCGGCCCTGACGGCAAGACGAAAATGCCCAGCTACAACGACTCCATGACCGTCCAGCAACTCATTGACCTCGTGGCCTATCTGAAGAGTCTGACCGAGGGCGGGCATCGGCATTAA
- a CDS encoding Glycosyl transferase family 2 — MKLSVIIPVYNERDTVELILKRVEEAPYEKEIILVDDASTDGTREILTRVARDHRNQVRLILHQENCGKGAAIRTAIEHVTGDIVIIQDADLEYDPQDYPRLLQPILDSYADVVFGNRFHGGPHRVLYFWHYQGNRFLTTLCNMMTNLNLSDMEVGYKVFRAEVLQRLRLRSNRFGIEPELTVKTAKLGCRIYEVPIAYHGRTYAEGKKITWKDGLAALYFILRFRLFD, encoded by the coding sequence ATGAAACTCTCTGTGATTATCCCGGTCTATAACGAGCGGGATACGGTAGAATTGATCCTCAAGCGGGTCGAAGAGGCCCCCTACGAGAAGGAGATCATTCTTGTCGATGACGCCTCAACCGATGGGACGCGTGAGATTCTCACCCGGGTGGCAAGGGACCACCGAAATCAGGTACGTCTCATCCTTCACCAGGAAAACTGTGGTAAGGGAGCGGCGATTCGGACCGCGATCGAACACGTAACCGGCGACATCGTCATTATTCAGGATGCTGACCTGGAGTACGACCCGCAAGACTATCCGCGGCTGCTTCAACCGATCCTAGACAGCTACGCCGATGTCGTTTTCGGCAACCGATTCCATGGAGGCCCTCATCGTGTCCTCTACTTCTGGCACTACCAGGGCAATCGGTTTCTCACCACCCTTTGCAACATGATGACGAATCTCAATCTGAGTGATATGGAGGTCGGATATAAGGTCTTTAGGGCCGAAGTACTCCAGCGGCTGCGGCTCAGATCGAACCGGTTCGGCATCGAGCCTGAGCTGACCGTGAAAACGGCTAAGCTTGGGTGCCGCATCTACGAGGTCCCGATCGCCTATCACGGCCGGACCTACGCCGAAGGCAAGAAGATTACCTGGAAGGACGGCCTCGCTGCCCTATATTTCATCCTCCGTTTTAGGCTATTCGATTGA
- a CDS encoding conserved protein of unknown function (Evidence 4 : Homologs of previously reported genes of unknown function) → MTNPAYYEAVVRLLGEIQHSQAEAIDKAADLIFSSLAADGVLHIFGSGHSHSVAEEAFHRAGGLVPVNTMTEPFLSPLTSPKKSGRFERLSGLATILLDYHEPRPDEVLIIISNAGINSVPVELALEAKKRDLTVIAITSLRHAQAVTSRHISGKRLFEVADLVIDNGGEAGDGALTFPGLTAKVGPTSLIAGAFIIDSIVCGVVARFLAKGLTPPVYLSANLPGGDEHNRQLEAKYKGRIKLLS, encoded by the coding sequence ATGACAAATCCAGCGTACTACGAAGCCGTGGTTCGATTGCTTGGCGAGATTCAGCACAGCCAGGCGGAGGCGATCGATAAAGCTGCCGACCTGATCTTCTCTTCTCTCGCAGCCGACGGCGTCCTGCACATCTTTGGAAGTGGTCACTCCCATTCGGTCGCCGAAGAGGCGTTCCATCGCGCCGGTGGGCTGGTTCCCGTCAACACCATGACCGAGCCGTTCCTGAGCCCGCTCACATCCCCAAAAAAGAGCGGACGATTTGAGCGGCTCAGCGGCCTTGCCACGATTCTTCTCGACTACCACGAGCCTCGGCCCGACGAGGTCCTCATCATCATCTCCAACGCCGGGATCAACTCGGTCCCGGTTGAGCTCGCGCTTGAAGCGAAGAAAAGAGATCTCACAGTGATCGCCATCACGTCGCTGCGCCACGCCCAAGCCGTCACATCTCGTCATATCAGCGGTAAGCGGCTCTTCGAGGTGGCAGACCTCGTCATCGATAACGGCGGCGAGGCCGGCGATGGCGCCCTGACCTTTCCCGGCCTTACGGCCAAGGTGGGACCGACCTCACTTATCGCTGGAGCCTTCATTATCGACTCCATCGTCTGTGGCGTCGTGGCGCGATTCCTCGCAAAGGGGCTCACACCGCCAGTCTATCTCAGTGCTAATCTACCGGGCGGCGATGAGCACAATCGCCAACTCGAGGCAAAGTATAAAGGACGAATCAAATTATTGAGTTGA
- the anmK gene encoding anhydro-N-acetylmuramic acid kinase (Evidence 2a : Function of homologous gene experimentally demonstrated in an other organism; PubMedId : 15901686, 16452451; Product type e : enzyme), producing the protein MVAMKVIGLMSGTSADGIDAVLVEIAQSTGQALSKLRLLHFAVFPFADTLREQILCVADASSGTTPEICRLNVLLGELFAKAAISTARRAGLPLRDVALIGSHGQTIAHIPNPRVEYGVSVRSTLQIGEPSIIAERTGVTTVADFRPRDMAAGGEGAPLTPYLHALLLRHLRRDRIVLNLGGIANLTFLPKGRGLRGVLAFDTGPGNVLIDGLVARLTGGTMGVDLDGRIAASGRVDSRLLRWLMTHPYFRRKPPKSTGREEFGPTMIDTLLRRAAARGITGEDLVATVTAFTAKTVALHVQRDLSRSAASAELIICGGGAKNPTLIKRLQEALPEGRLLSADEAGFPGRAIEASAFALLAYLTAHGLPGNLPHITGATHPAILGKIVPGRTFRGLR; encoded by the coding sequence ATGGTAGCCATGAAAGTCATTGGTCTCATGTCGGGGACGTCGGCGGACGGGATCGATGCCGTACTTGTGGAGATCGCCCAGAGTACAGGACAGGCACTGTCGAAGCTTCGGCTCCTGCACTTCGCGGTGTTCCCTTTTGCCGATACGCTTCGGGAGCAGATTCTCTGCGTAGCAGACGCGTCGTCAGGCACTACCCCTGAAATCTGTCGTTTGAATGTCCTGCTTGGCGAGCTTTTCGCGAAAGCGGCAATCTCGACAGCCCGGCGCGCCGGCCTCCCCTTGCGTGATGTGGCCTTGATCGGTTCCCACGGACAGACCATCGCCCACATTCCGAACCCAAGAGTTGAGTACGGCGTGTCGGTTCGCTCCACACTACAGATCGGTGAGCCGTCGATCATCGCCGAGCGAACGGGGGTGACGACCGTGGCCGACTTCCGCCCGCGAGATATGGCCGCAGGCGGCGAAGGGGCACCGCTCACGCCCTATCTGCATGCCCTTCTGCTTCGACATCTCCGACGGGACCGGATCGTCCTGAATCTTGGCGGAATCGCCAACCTCACCTTTCTGCCAAAAGGACGTGGACTGCGCGGCGTGTTGGCGTTTGATACGGGACCCGGCAATGTCCTGATCGATGGGCTCGTGGCACGACTGACCGGAGGGACAATGGGCGTTGACCTGGATGGCAGGATCGCCGCCTCTGGACGGGTGGATTCTCGTCTGCTGCGATGGCTCATGACTCACCCCTACTTTCGTCGCAAGCCACCCAAAAGCACGGGGCGGGAAGAGTTTGGCCCTACCATGATCGATACCCTGCTCCGCCGTGCCGCCGCCCGCGGCATCACAGGGGAGGATCTCGTGGCAACTGTGACAGCCTTCACGGCGAAGACGGTGGCGCTTCACGTCCAACGCGACCTCTCACGCAGTGCCGCTTCGGCTGAACTGATCATCTGTGGCGGCGGAGCTAAGAACCCGACGCTTATCAAACGGCTTCAGGAGGCGCTGCCTGAAGGCCGACTCCTCTCCGCCGATGAGGCGGGCTTTCCAGGGCGGGCCATCGAGGCTTCAGCCTTCGCACTACTCGCCTATCTCACCGCTCACGGCCTACCAGGGAATCTGCCCCACATCACCGGGGCGACGCATCCCGCAATTCTTGGTAAGATTGTCCCGGGGCGGACATTTCGAGGGCTACGATGA
- the yvdE gene encoding putative glutamine amidotransferase-like protein yvdE (Evidence 3 : Function proposed based on presence of conserved amino acid motif, structural feature or limited homology): MRPRIGITSWHYQDDDERWEAILESYPRAVLAAGGLPLILPIPHVEPDLVEGYLEAIDGLILTGGADIHPSFYSQTVLEHCGEIDEERDRFEVELVRAARSRDLPLLGICRGLQVVNVALGGSLYQDLSYRQETDPAHQSPRERRGEPVHQVAIAESSRLAGILGIRELRVTSTHHQIIRDLAPGLTVNAVAPDGVVEGVEGAGRFLLAVHWHPERMFTSHYEQLALFRALVEAAVQSP; the protein is encoded by the coding sequence ATGCGACCAAGGATCGGGATTACGAGTTGGCATTATCAGGACGACGATGAGCGCTGGGAGGCGATCCTGGAAAGCTACCCACGCGCTGTCCTGGCGGCCGGCGGCTTGCCGCTGATCCTGCCGATCCCCCACGTGGAGCCTGATCTGGTTGAAGGGTACCTGGAGGCAATAGACGGACTGATCCTGACGGGAGGGGCCGACATCCACCCCTCCTTCTACAGCCAAACCGTCCTCGAACATTGCGGTGAGATCGACGAAGAGCGCGATCGCTTTGAAGTGGAGCTGGTTCGCGCGGCCCGCAGTCGCGACCTGCCGCTGTTAGGGATCTGCCGCGGGCTTCAGGTCGTCAACGTGGCTCTGGGCGGCAGTCTCTATCAGGACCTCTCGTACCGGCAAGAAACCGATCCAGCCCATCAGAGTCCTCGCGAGCGACGCGGCGAACCGGTCCACCAGGTCGCCATTGCGGAAAGCTCACGCCTCGCCGGCATTCTCGGCATTCGAGAGTTGCGCGTGACCAGCACCCATCATCAAATCATCCGTGATCTGGCGCCGGGCCTCACGGTTAACGCCGTGGCGCCGGACGGAGTCGTCGAAGGGGTTGAGGGTGCCGGACGATTTCTCCTCGCCGTCCATTGGCACCCCGAACGGATGTTTACCAGCCACTACGAACAACTCGCGCTTTTTCGCGCGCTCGTCGAGGCAGCCGTCCAATCCCCCTAA
- a CDS encoding protein of unknown function (Evidence 5 : No homology to any previously reported sequences), which yields MVSDCRTHRPAQRSPAAAYTDRCVLVRYASLYTLHPVFDGPPLMPMPALGQTLQIGHEVNELLDGHGVVVAGHFRLAVRAEIPFVFGLVVCDPPGCRGIRIDDRLDEILSRMHRPHPREGRPHIALLGFGCGKVLTRHFMALEAFKVDKDLPSGVMISGRYGESPPWGGYETRLLWGRIFLLHGLLRGCDRRMMVMSALRRGLIAPHVDDRE from the coding sequence ATGGTGTCGGACTGCCGGACTCATAGACCTGCGCAAAGAAGCCCCGCTGCCGCGTATACAGATCGCTGCGTGCTGGTACGCTACGCATCTCTCTACACCCTACACCCCGTCTTTGATGGGCCGCCCTTAATGCCGATGCCCGCCCTCGGTCAGACTCTTCAGATAGGCCACGAGGTCAATGAGTTGCTGGACGGTCATGGAGTCGTTGTAGCTGGGCATTTTCGTCTTGCCGTCAGGGCCGAGATACCCTTTGTGTTCGGCCTTGTGGTGTGTGATCCGCCAGGCTGCAGAGGCATTCGGATCGATGATCGTCTCGACGAAATACTCAGCAGGATGCATCGCCCCCATCCCAGAGAGGGCAGACCCCACATCGCCCTGCTCGGCTTTGGGTGCGGGAAAGTCCTCACCAGACACTTCATGGCACTTGAAGCATTCAAAGTCGATAAAGACCTGCCGTCCGGCGTGATGATTTCCGGCCGGTACGGCGAATCGCCACCGTGGGGGGGTTACGAGACGAGGCTGTTGTGGGGCCGGATCTTTCTGCTGCACGGTCTGCTGCGGGGGTGTGACCGTCGGATGATGGTGATGTCCGCTCTCCGGCGGGGGTTGATCGCTCCACACGTTGACGATCGAGAATAA
- a CDS encoding protein of unknown function (Evidence 5 : No homology to any previously reported sequences), whose protein sequence is MGAASTRSRSPITAGPTPKARRLPGRTASLPYISSSVLGYSIELMAADFPHVVPCSLLNDQGNQAVKW, encoded by the coding sequence TTGGGTGCCGCATCTACGAGGTCCCGATCGCCTATCACGGCCGGACCTACGCCGAAGGCAAGAAGATTACCTGGAAGGACGGCCTCGCTGCCCTATATTTCATCCTCCGTTTTAGGCTATTCGATTGAACTGATGGCGGCCGACTTTCCTCACGTTGTCCCATGTTCACTATTGAATGATCAGGGTAATCAAGCCGTAAAATGGTAG
- a CDS encoding exported protein of unknown function (Evidence 5 : No homology to any previously reported sequences): MPRIPHPALRASVATNAFAALASPTEAAREDSVIVEDPEVREIIAQPTLRRRISPIRFAGDRRIYEFLVAHPPLATQVARRLHPPLERYTVAQVGEGVYTIEDRGALRGDARLVAATGDQRVYRFQGEFRSLAHLIRFTGRMALILRYREIREGGQTFMDSEPDFYLRIDHPFFHVMTKLLAPVIGGLIDRRVNMIVEATRKLFDQVQSDPKGLYQQMDTWPEIQPTELEAFRQAFLNKEAVTQ; encoded by the coding sequence ATGCCTCGAATCCCGCACCCTGCACTTCGCGCCTCAGTTGCGACTAATGCGTTTGCCGCTCTCGCCTCGCCGACGGAGGCGGCGCGTGAAGACAGTGTGATCGTTGAGGATCCTGAGGTCCGTGAGATCATCGCGCAGCCGACTCTGCGCCGTCGGATTTCGCCGATTCGGTTCGCCGGCGATCGCCGTATCTACGAGTTCCTGGTGGCGCATCCGCCACTGGCGACGCAAGTGGCCAGGCGCCTGCATCCGCCCCTCGAACGCTATACCGTTGCGCAGGTCGGGGAAGGCGTCTACACGATCGAAGACCGTGGCGCCCTGCGAGGCGACGCGAGGCTGGTCGCTGCAACCGGCGATCAACGTGTCTATCGATTTCAGGGAGAGTTCCGATCTCTTGCGCATCTGATTCGCTTTACCGGTCGAATGGCGCTGATCCTGCGCTATCGCGAAATACGAGAAGGAGGCCAAACATTCATGGACAGCGAGCCGGACTTTTACCTCCGAATTGATCATCCGTTTTTTCACGTCATGACGAAGCTCTTGGCGCCGGTCATCGGCGGATTGATCGATCGGCGGGTGAATATGATCGTGGAGGCGACCCGTAAGCTCTTCGATCAGGTGCAGTCTGATCCCAAAGGTCTTTACCAACAGATGGATACGTGGCCGGAAATACAACCCACGGAGCTGGAGGCCTTTCGGCAGGCTTTCCTCAACAAGGAGGCGGTGACGCAATGA
- a CDS encoding exported protein of unknown function (Evidence 5 : No homology to any previously reported sequences): MKCRFRSVVLLTVVALTACRTGAGLPVVSAPDERLRVERSAQTLLKTLPSSVTRRSFTFQIVSDDRASAWNIAPGIIYISQATANDASDDELTQLIAHSIGHDLLAHPVVDTDPSDARQAAEKVAIAVVPGGILLAGIVEGITRNNDYTLAQEIDAERNGLRLWLHSGRTCATWISLRRTQKARSSSWHEPVKDITPPFDDLTATAQEECVGQR, encoded by the coding sequence ATGAAGTGTCGGTTCCGATCAGTCGTCTTACTCACCGTAGTGGCGCTTACCGCATGTAGGACAGGCGCCGGCCTGCCGGTCGTGTCGGCTCCTGATGAGAGGCTTCGTGTAGAGCGAAGCGCGCAGACGCTCCTGAAGACTCTCCCATCCAGTGTCACCAGACGTTCGTTTACCTTCCAGATTGTGAGCGATGACCGAGCCTCCGCATGGAATATCGCACCGGGTATTATCTATATCAGTCAGGCAACAGCCAACGATGCGTCCGACGATGAGTTGACTCAACTTATCGCCCACAGTATCGGGCACGACCTGTTGGCCCATCCCGTAGTCGATACGGATCCATCGGATGCGCGTCAGGCGGCGGAAAAAGTCGCCATCGCGGTCGTGCCTGGCGGGATTCTGCTGGCTGGAATCGTGGAGGGGATAACGAGGAATAACGACTATACCTTGGCCCAGGAGATCGACGCGGAGCGCAATGGGTTGCGGCTCTGGCTTCACAGCGGTCGGACCTGCGCGACGTGGATCTCACTGCGCCGGACTCAGAAGGCGCGCAGCAGCAGTTGGCATGAACCGGTTAAAGACATCACCCCGCCTTTCGATGACCTCACGGCGACAGCCCAGGAAGAGTGCGTGGGCCAGCGGTGA
- a CDS encoding putative SAM dependent methyltransferase (Evidence 3 : Function proposed based on presence of conserved amino acid motif, structural feature or limited homology), with product MRSVPARSDLYTRQRGFFAQVYESGSPTPWPSTEPTPAVGRLAHLLKRDKGGGRVLDLGCGEGRHTLLFAKAGLFTVGLDYLAAPLKTLAQRAQTKRLTPRIRLLLGDALMPPLKPGSFDALVDSGVFHHLKKADWPIYFDRVLGLVKPGGYFHLTVFSTRFKHYPGERRTRNWYVHRHHYDRFFVKRDFAEIFHRWCEILAIEEEREGLNGFFHVLMRTHPSAIRRTDHRYSC from the coding sequence ATGCGTAGCGTACCAGCACGCAGCGATCTGTATACGCGGCAGCGGGGCTTCTTTGCGCAGGTCTATGAGTCCGGCAGTCCGACACCATGGCCTTCCACTGAACCGACGCCGGCCGTCGGCCGATTGGCGCATCTGCTGAAGCGCGATAAGGGGGGTGGTCGGGTGCTCGACCTGGGTTGTGGCGAGGGACGACATACGCTGCTCTTCGCCAAGGCCGGACTCTTTACTGTCGGTCTTGACTATCTGGCTGCGCCCCTCAAGACTCTCGCTCAACGGGCGCAAACGAAGCGCCTGACTCCACGGATCAGACTTCTACTGGGCGATGCGCTGATGCCGCCTTTGAAGCCGGGTAGTTTCGACGCGCTTGTAGACAGCGGAGTATTCCATCACCTCAAGAAGGCCGACTGGCCAATCTATTTCGATCGTGTACTGGGCCTTGTAAAGCCTGGTGGCTACTTTCACCTGACGGTGTTCAGCACCAGGTTTAAACACTATCCCGGCGAGCGGCGGACGCGCAACTGGTACGTCCACCGCCACCACTATGACCGCTTTTTCGTTAAGCGTGATTTCGCCGAGATCTTTCATCGGTGGTGCGAGATCCTGGCGATCGAAGAGGAACGCGAGGGCCTGAACGGCTTCTTTCATGTCCTCATGCGAACGCACCCGTCCGCCATCCGACGCACCGACCATAGGTATTCGTGCTGA
- a CDS encoding Putative beta-N-acetylglucosaminidase (fragment) (Evidence 3 : Function proposed based on presence of conserved amino acid motif, structural feature or limited homology): protein MTLQEAIGQLFILGFEGSQPSQTLEAYVRDLTPGGLILFGRNLGSPEEIAVLTNSLQEVSSTPLFFAIDQEGGKVARLQAPFTQWPSAEAVGTASSTELTHAIAGSIARELMAVGINMNMAPVLDVLTNPANPVMAGRSYGSDPHMVAQHGIAFFRGLTAQGVIAVGKHFPGHGDTTVDSHLALPIVPHDMDRLSVEELVPFAAAISAGIPALMTAHLLIPVLDHEQPATLSRRILTDLLREQMGFHGLVISDDLLMQGIADSTSPGEAAVRFLDAGGDLVLICHDQTAQRQALRAVVEAVEIGRLSEARIRVSCDRIARVKAQYLHRRSTASAEEIRAIVGCDAHRRLIERLM from the coding sequence ATGACCCTGCAGGAGGCGATCGGTCAGCTTTTCATTCTCGGCTTTGAAGGGAGTCAGCCGTCACAGACTCTTGAGGCGTATGTTCGAGATCTTACTCCTGGCGGCTTAATTTTATTTGGGCGCAATCTTGGCAGCCCGGAAGAGATTGCGGTGCTTACGAACTCACTCCAAGAGGTCTCGTCAACGCCGCTGTTCTTCGCGATCGATCAGGAGGGAGGGAAGGTGGCTCGCCTGCAGGCGCCTTTCACGCAGTGGCCCTCAGCCGAAGCCGTCGGGACGGCGAGTTCTACGGAGCTGACTCACGCCATCGCCGGATCGATCGCCCGAGAGCTCATGGCGGTGGGAATCAATATGAATATGGCGCCGGTGCTCGATGTCCTGACGAATCCCGCAAACCCGGTCATGGCTGGACGAAGCTATGGTTCAGACCCGCACATGGTGGCCCAGCATGGGATCGCTTTTTTTAGAGGGTTGACGGCGCAGGGAGTGATAGCGGTCGGCAAGCACTTCCCGGGTCACGGCGATACGACGGTTGACTCACACTTGGCGCTGCCGATCGTACCGCACGACATGGACAGGCTCTCAGTGGAGGAGCTTGTCCCATTCGCCGCCGCAATCAGCGCGGGCATTCCGGCGCTCATGACGGCCCATCTGCTCATCCCTGTTCTAGACCACGAACAGCCGGCTACCTTATCGCGACGAATCCTGACCGATCTGCTGCGAGAACAGATGGGCTTTCACGGTCTGGTGATCAGTGACGATCTCCTGATGCAGGGGATTGCCGACAGCACGTCTCCCGGTGAAGCGGCCGTTCGGTTCCTCGATGCCGGAGGCGATCTCGTGCTGATTTGCCATGACCAGACGGCGCAGCGGCAGGCGCTCCGCGCCGTAGTTGAGGCTGTAGAGATCGGGCGACTGTCGGAGGCGAGGATACGGGTGTCGTGTGATCGAATCGCCAGAGTGAAGGCGCAGTACCTGCACCGTAGGTCGACAGCGTCTGCTGAGGAGATCCGCGCGATTGTGGGTTGTGATGCCCATCGACGATTGATTGAGCGGCTGATGTAG
- the dan gene encoding Silmilar to D-aminoacylase, whose product MATYDLVIRNADLIDGTGTPARRADLAVVGDRIAEIGRIAPSMGYRVIEATGLTLSPGFVDIHSHSDYHLLLQPTADSAVRQGVTLEIGGNCGYAAAPIWGPWLEERTATYRDLYGLDHAWHGVADYFTRLEATGISENFGLLIGHNTLRGSAMGGANRPPSPQELNAMRDGARQGMADGALGLSTGLVYAPACFSRPGELATIAAAVREFGGILTCHMRSEGDGLIEAIEEIIGVAEMAKIPLQISHLKTSGERNWPKLAVGFRLIEDAQARGLDISCDRYPYTASNTGLQAVLPDWALEGGQQDRIERLNNAAARARIVQELTAHYPRDYWSRLMISEVTQREHRQYEGLRISEAARRAEKEPIDFVIELLLTERMQVDAIFFTMCENNLNAILLKPYTMIGSDSGCRSHEGPLSQGRPHPRTFGTFPRVLSHFVRERQVLDLPTAVRKMTWDPCRKLGLLDRGRLQPGRMADLVLFDATIVSDRATYEAPIQYPIGIHHVFVNGVPVIEAGEHTGARPGHIVRKSPPTPL is encoded by the coding sequence ATGGCTACCTATGACCTAGTCATTCGCAATGCCGACCTCATCGACGGGACCGGGACCCCTGCGCGTCGAGCTGATCTCGCCGTAGTCGGCGACCGGATCGCGGAAATCGGACGGATCGCCCCATCCATGGGGTATCGGGTGATCGAGGCAACCGGCCTGACGCTGTCCCCCGGCTTCGTGGATATCCACTCGCACTCCGATTACCATCTCCTGCTTCAGCCGACAGCCGACAGCGCCGTTCGACAGGGGGTGACTCTCGAAATCGGAGGCAATTGCGGCTATGCGGCAGCCCCGATATGGGGACCATGGCTGGAAGAACGGACGGCTACCTACCGTGACCTCTATGGCCTCGATCATGCTTGGCACGGGGTAGCCGACTACTTCACGCGGCTGGAGGCCACGGGGATCTCTGAGAACTTCGGCCTCCTGATAGGCCATAACACGCTACGGGGCTCAGCCATGGGAGGCGCCAACCGCCCGCCTTCACCCCAGGAGTTGAACGCAATGCGTGATGGAGCGCGACAAGGGATGGCCGATGGCGCGCTTGGCTTGTCCACCGGCCTGGTGTATGCGCCGGCCTGTTTCTCCAGACCAGGGGAACTGGCAACGATTGCCGCCGCCGTGCGGGAGTTCGGCGGCATCCTGACCTGTCACATGCGGAGCGAGGGCGATGGATTGATCGAGGCGATTGAGGAGATCATCGGAGTGGCGGAGATGGCGAAGATCCCGCTTCAGATCTCTCACCTGAAGACCTCCGGCGAGCGCAACTGGCCGAAGCTGGCTGTGGGATTTCGACTCATCGAAGATGCACAGGCAAGGGGTCTTGACATCTCCTGCGACCGATACCCTTACACTGCCTCCAATACCGGGCTTCAGGCCGTGTTGCCGGACTGGGCCTTAGAAGGCGGACAACAGGATCGGATCGAACGATTAAACAACGCGGCAGCACGCGCTCGGATCGTACAGGAGCTAACCGCCCACTATCCACGTGATTACTGGTCGCGACTGATGATCTCCGAAGTGACTCAGCGGGAGCATCGGCAGTACGAAGGATTGCGCATCAGCGAAGCGGCACGCAGAGCCGAAAAGGAACCGATCGACTTCGTCATTGAGCTGCTTTTGACAGAGCGGATGCAAGTCGATGCGATCTTCTTCACCATGTGCGAAAACAACCTGAACGCGATTCTCCTAAAGCCGTATACGATGATCGGGTCGGACTCCGGCTGTCGCAGCCATGAGGGTCCGCTCAGTCAGGGTCGTCCTCATCCGAGAACCTTCGGAACCTTCCCGCGGGTACTGAGCCACTTTGTACGGGAACGACAGGTGCTCGACCTGCCAACCGCCGTCAGAAAGATGACCTGGGATCCGTGCCGCAAGCTTGGCCTGCTGGACCGGGGGCGTTTACAGCCTGGCCGTATGGCCGACTTGGTCCTCTTCGACGCAACGATCGTATCCGACCGGGCGACCTACGAGGCGCCGATCCAGTACCCCATCGGCATCCATCATGTCTTTGTCAACGGAGTTCCGGTGATTGAGGCCGGCGAGCACACCGGCGCCAGACCCGGCCACATCGTACGAAAATCCCCCCCAACCCCCCTTTAG